The following proteins are encoded in a genomic region of Nicotiana sylvestris chromosome 4, ASM39365v2, whole genome shotgun sequence:
- the LOC104213939 gene encoding cryptochrome-1 isoform X2 — MSGSGCSIVWFRRDLRVEDNPALAAGVRAGAVIAVFIWAPEEEGHYYPGRVSRWWLKQSLAHLDSSLKSLGTSLVTKRSTDSISSLLEIVKSTGATQLFFNHLYDPISLVRDHRAKEVLTAQGISVRSFNADLLYEPWEVNDEEGRPFTTFSAFWEKCLSMPYDPEAPLLPPKRIIPGDASRCSSDSLVFEDESEKGSNALLARAWSPGWSNADKALTTFVNGPLLEYSQNRRKADSATTSFLSPHLHFGEVSVRKVFHFVRIKQVLWANEGNKAGEESVNLFLKSIGLREYSRYMSFNHPYSHERPLLGHLRYFPWVVDEGYFKAWRQGRTGYPLVDAGMRELWATGWLHDRIRVVVSSFFVKVLQLPWRWGMKYFWDTLLDADLESDALGWQYISGTLPDGREFDRIDNPQFVGYKCDPHGEYVRRWLPELSRLPTEWIHHPWNAPESVLEAAGIELGSNYPLPIVEIDSAKVRLEQALSQMWQHEAASRAAVENGMEEGHGDSADSPIAFPQAMHMEMDHEPVRNNNPVIVTVRRYEDQMVPSMTSSLFRVDDEETSVNIRNSVVDTRAEVPNDVNVTEGPRRDTLDQAVTQPARTNTTPPQFNFVVGRRNSEDSTAESSSSTRERDGGVVPVWSPSSTNYSDQYVGDDNGIGTSSSYLQRHPQSHQLMNWQRLSQTG, encoded by the exons ATGTCAGGTAGTGGTTGTAGCATAGTATGGTTTAGAAGGGATCTGAGAGTAGAAGATAATCCAGCTTTAGCTGCAGGAGTAAGAGCAGGAGCAGTAATTGCAGTGTTTATATGGGCACCTGAAGAAGAAGGTCATTATTATCCTGGTAGAGTTTCAAGATGGTGGCTTAAGCAAAGTTTGGCTCATCTTGATTCATCTTTGAAAAGTCTTGGCACTTCTCTTGTTACTAAAAGATCTACTGATAGTATTTCTTCTCTTCTTGAAATTGTTAAATCTACTGGTGCTACTCAGCTCTTCTTCAATCATTTATATG ATCCAATTTCACTTGTTAGAGATCATCGCGCAAAAGAAGTGTTAACTGCTCAAGGTATTTCTGTGCGCTCCTTTAATGCCGATTTGCTCTATGAACCATGGGAAGTTAATGATGAAGAAGGTCGCCCGTTCACAACATTTTctgctttttgggaaaaatgcctTAGCATGCCTTATGATCCTGAAGCTCCACTTCTCCCTCCTAAAAGGATTATACCTG GTGATGCATCAAGATGCTCTTCGGACAGCTTGGTATTTGAAGATGAATCAGAGAAAGGAAGCAATGCACTTCTCGCTCGAGCATGGTCACCAGGGTGGAGCAATGCTGATAAAGCACTAACTACTTTCGTTAATGGACCATTACTTGAATACTCACAGAACCGCAGGAAAGCTGATAGTGCGACGACTTCCTTTCTGTCTCCACATTTACACTTCGGGGAAGTCAGCGTTCGTAAGGTATTCCATTTTGTTCGCATCAAACAAGTTCTCTGGGCCAATGAAGGAAATAAAGCTGGTGAAGAGAGTGTCAATTTGTTCCTCAAGTCCATTGGACTTAGGGAATACTCCAGATACATGAGTTTTAATCATCCTTATAGCCATGAAAGGCCGCTGCTTGGTCACCTAAGGTACTTTCCATGGGTAGTGGATGAGGGTTATTTTAAGGCGTGGAGGCAAGGTAGAACAGGTTATCCTTTGGTTGATGCTGGTATGAGAGAGCTATGGGCAACGGGCTGGCTACATGATCGTATCAGAGTCGTGGTATCTAGTTTCTTTGTGAAGGTTCTGCAGCTTCCGTGGAGGTGGGGAATGAAGTATTTTTGGGACACATTGTTAGATGCAGATCTTGAGAGCGATGCTCTTGGTTGGCAATATATCTCTGGTACCCTACCTGATGGTCGTGAGTTTGATCGGATTGATAATCCACAG TTTGTGGGATACAAGTGTGACCCTCATGGGGAATATGTGCGGCGGTGGCTTCCTGAACTGTCTAGGCTTCCCACTGAATGGATACACCACCCGTGGAATGCACCAGAATCTGTACTTGAAGCTGCTGGCATTGAGCTGGGTTCCAATTATCCTCTTCCCATCGTCGAAATTGATTCAGCAAAAGTAAGACTAGAACAAGCCCTATCACAAATGTGGCAGCACGAAGCAGCTTCACGAGCTGCGGTTGAGAATGGTATGGAAGAAGGACACGGTGACTCTGCTGACTCCCCAATAGCATTTCCTCAGGCCATGCATATGGAAATGGACCACGAACCAGTTAGGAACAATAACCCCGTTATAGTTACTGTTCGACGCTATGAAGATCAGATGGTCCCAAGCATGACATCGTCTTTGTTCAGAGTTGATGATGAAGAAACCTCAGTGAATATCAGAAATTCAGTAGTGGACACTAGAGCCGAAGTTCCAAACGACGTCAATGTAACTGAAGGTCCTAGGAGAGACACACTCGACCAAGCTGTCACACAACCAGCTCGAACAAACACCACTCCGCCACAGTTTAATTTTGTGGTTGGTAGGAGAAATTCTGAAGATTCTACAGCAGAATCTTCCAGTAGTACTAGAGAAAGGGACGGGGGTGTAGTTCCCGTATGGTCTCCCTCAAGTACTAATTATTCCGACCAATATGTTGGTGATGACAATGGTATTGGGACCAGTTCATCTTACTTGCAAAGGCATCCACAGTCTCACCAGCTAATGAATTGGCAGCGGCTTTCTCAAACAGGGTAA
- the LOC104213939 gene encoding cryptochrome-1 isoform X1: protein MSGSGCSIVWFRRDLRVEDNPALAAGVRAGAVIAVFIWAPEEEGHYYPGRVSRWWLKQSLAHLDSSLKSLGTSLVTKRSTDSISSLLEIVKSTGATQLFFNHLYDPISLVRDHRAKEVLTAQGISVRSFNADLLYEPWEVNDEEGRPFTTFSAFWEKCLSMPYDPEAPLLPPKRIIPGDASRCSSDSLVFEDESEKGSNALLARAWSPGWSNADKALTTFVNGPLLEYSQNRRKADSATTSFLSPHLHFGEVSVRKVFHFVRIKQVLWANEGNKAGEESVNLFLKSIGLREYSRYMSFNHPYSHERPLLGHLRYFPWVVDEGYFKAWRQGRTGYPLVDAGMRELWATGWLHDRIRVVVSSFFVKVLQLPWRWGMKYFWDTLLDADLESDALGWQYISGTLPDGREFDRIDNPQFVGYKCDPHGEYVRRWLPELSRLPTEWIHHPWNAPESVLEAAGIELGSNYPLPIVEIDSAKVRLEQALSQMWQHEAASRAAVENGMEEGHGDSADSPIAFPQAMHMEMDHEPVRNNNPVIVTVRRYEDQMVPSMTSSLFRVDDEETSVNIRNSVVDTRAEVPNDVNVTEGPRRDTLDQAVTQPARTNTTPPQFNFVVGRRNSEDSTAESSSSTRERDGGVVPVWSPSSTNYSDQYVGDDNGIGTSSSYLQRHPQSHQLMNWQRLSQTG, encoded by the exons ATGTCAGGTAGTGGTTGTAGCATAGTATGGTTTAGAAGGGATCTGAGAGTAGAAGATAATCCAGCTTTAGCTGCAGGAGTAAGAGCAGGAGCAGTAATTGCAGTGTTTATATGGGCACCTGAAGAAGAAGGTCATTATTATCCTGGTAGAGTTTCAAGATGGTGGCTTAAGCAAAGTTTGGCTCATCTTGATTCATCTTTGAAAAGTCTTGGCACTTCTCTTGTTACTAAAAGATCTACTGATAGTATTTCTTCTCTTCTTGAAATTGTTAAATCTACTGGTGCTACTCAGCTCTTCTTCAATCATTTATATG ATCCAATTTCACTTGTTAGAGATCATCGCGCAAAAGAAGTGTTAACTGCTCAAGGTATTTCTGTGCGCTCCTTTAATGCCGATTTGCTCTATGAACCATGGGAAGTTAATGATGAAGAAGGTCGCCCGTTCACAACATTTTctgctttttgggaaaaatgcctTAGCATGCCTTATGATCCTGAAGCTCCACTTCTCCCTCCTAAAAGGATTATACCTG GTGATGCATCAAGATGCTCTTCGGACAGCTTGGTATTTGAAGATGAATCAGAGAAAGGAAGCAATGCACTTCTCGCTCGAGCATGGTCACCAGGGTGGAGCAATGCTGATAAAGCACTAACTACTTTCGTTAATGGACCATTACTTGAATACTCACAGAACCGCAGGAAAGCTGATAGTGCGACGACTTCCTTTCTGTCTCCACATTTACACTTCGGGGAAGTCAGCGTTCGTAAGGTATTCCATTTTGTTCGCATCAAACAAGTTCTCTGGGCCAATGAAGGAAATAAAGCTGGTGAAGAGAGTGTCAATTTGTTCCTCAAGTCCATTGGACTTAGGGAATACTCCAGATACATGAGTTTTAATCATCCTTATAGCCATGAAAGGCCGCTGCTTGGTCACCTAAGGTACTTTCCATGGGTAGTGGATGAGGGTTATTTTAAGGCGTGGAGGCAAGGTAGAACAGGTTATCCTTTGGTTGATGCTGGTATGAGAGAGCTATGGGCAACGGGCTGGCTACATGATCGTATCAGAGTCGTGGTATCTAGTTTCTTTGTGAAGGTTCTGCAGCTTCCGTGGAGGTGGGGAATGAAGTATTTTTGGGACACATTGTTAGATGCAGATCTTGAGAGCGATGCTCTTGGTTGGCAATATATCTCTGGTACCCTACCTGATGGTCGTGAGTTTGATCGGATTGATAATCCACAG TTTGTGGGATACAAGTGTGACCCTCATGGGGAATATGTGCGGCGGTGGCTTCCTGAACTGTCTAGGCTTCCCACTGAATGGATACACCACCCGTGGAATGCACCAGAATCTGTACTTGAAGCTGCTGGCATTGAGCTGGGTTCCAATTATCCTCTTCCCATCGTCGAAATTGATTCAGCAAAAGTAAGACTAGAACAAGCCCTATCACAAATGTGGCAGCACGAAGCAGCTTCACGAGCTGCGGTTGAGAATGGTATGGAAGAAGGACACGGTGACTCTGCTGACTCCCCAATAGCATTTCCTCAGGCCATGCATATGGAAATGGACCACGAACCAGTTAGGAACAATAACCCCGTTATAGTTACTGTTCGACGCTATGAAGATCAGATGGTCCCAAGCATGACATCGTCTTTGTTCAGAGTTGATGATGAAGAAACCTCAGTGAATATCAGAAATTCAGTAGTGGACACTAGAGCCGAAGTTCCAAACGACGTCAATGTAACTGAAGGTCCTAGGAGAGACACACTCGACCAAGCTGTCACACAACCAGCTCGAACAAACACCACTCCGCCACAGTTTAATTTTGTGGTTGGTAGGAGAAATTCTGAAGATTCTACAGCAGAATCTTCCAGTAGTACTAGAGAAAGGGACGGGGGTGTAGTTCCCGTATGGTCTCCCTCAAGTACTAATTATTCCGACCAATATGTTGGTGATGACAATGGTATTGGGACCAGTTCATCTTACTTGCAAAGGCATCCACAGTCTCACCAGCTAATGAATTGGCAGCGGCTTTCTCAAACAGG GTGA